A single window of Methanoregula sp. DNA harbors:
- a CDS encoding ABC transporter ATP-binding protein — translation MIEITDLRRIYHMGNVEVKALDGVTLNIEKGEFLGIMGASGSGKTTLLHMVGLLDLPTSGRIKIDGLDVLRLTDYEKTMFRLYKLGYVFQDYALVPDLTVMENVSLPAMLRKDRSEEQVKKDSYGILQRIGLCDRRDHLPRELSGGQQQRVSIARAMVNKPDILFADEPCANLDSENSKMVLELFHEINEEMQQTIIMVSHEDWHKDYFHRIVRLKDGKITSDGTNGTKGG, via the coding sequence ATGATCGAGATTACCGACCTGCGGAGGATCTACCACATGGGAAATGTGGAGGTAAAAGCCCTTGATGGCGTGACACTCAACATCGAGAAAGGAGAGTTCCTCGGCATCATGGGAGCAAGCGGGAGCGGCAAGACAACGCTGCTCCACATGGTGGGGCTCCTGGACCTCCCCACATCCGGCCGGATCAAGATTGACGGGCTGGATGTCCTGCGCCTGACCGATTACGAGAAGACCATGTTCCGTCTCTACAAGCTCGGCTATGTCTTCCAGGACTATGCACTGGTCCCAGACCTTACCGTGATGGAGAATGTTTCCCTGCCGGCGATGCTCCGGAAAGACCGGAGCGAAGAGCAGGTGAAAAAGGACAGTTACGGGATCCTGCAGAGGATCGGCCTGTGCGACCGGCGGGACCACCTGCCCCGGGAACTCTCCGGCGGCCAGCAGCAGCGCGTCTCGATCGCCCGTGCGATGGTGAACAAGCCCGACATCCTCTTTGCCGACGAGCCGTGCGCCAACCTTGACTCGGAGAACTCGAAAATGGTGCTCGAACTCTTCCACGAGATCAACGAGGAGATGCAGCAGACCATCATCATGGTATCCCACGAGGACTGGCACAAGGACTATTTCCACCGGATCGTCCGGCTCAAGGACGGAAAGATCACGAGCGACGGGACGAACGGGACAAAGGGCGGGTGA
- a CDS encoding S-layer protein, protein MVNTQKFRQTRLGAFATWFVIAACFIILLAGIPAARAEGDQPTVYIESYTVTPQVLAPGDHGTVAVVIKNTAGSATLTELTGQSTGGGTASTRVVDIPTQIDAISLEGNGISVLSETYRRFGSIGPGQSATVTFAIQAPNKEGIYFPEVWVDINGGKSVRYPVPVNVNSRNQVMRAPTIVVGKSLPDNINPGESFPVVLDLNNAGTLRAGQVLLSVNTSSSSIGVMGSSTIVVGDLEGGASKTVTIDFITDKKAPIGLQNILLTFDYQLPDGTTKRQAEAIEVFFKGRAELGFVSVDTSPPRLAENTPFDLTIRIENTGTGEAKQVSATIDLPAEGTKEAFIGKIKPGNDAPAIFLLEGLKGGNYPYTLAITYTDDMGVHTLTRQMNMRVPPADNSGTVIFGLVILVILGVVGYRYWYLPRTNGNGKFPWDKKN, encoded by the coding sequence ATGGTCAATACACAGAAGTTCAGACAGACCCGGCTCGGGGCGTTTGCGACATGGTTTGTGATTGCCGCGTGCTTCATCATCCTGCTGGCCGGCATCCCTGCCGCCCGGGCAGAGGGCGACCAGCCGACCGTGTACATCGAGAGCTACACGGTCACCCCGCAGGTGCTTGCACCCGGTGATCATGGCACGGTTGCGGTTGTCATCAAAAACACTGCCGGCAGTGCGACACTCACGGAACTGACCGGCCAGAGCACCGGCGGAGGGACCGCATCCACGCGGGTCGTCGATATCCCAACCCAGATCGACGCGATCAGCCTCGAAGGGAACGGGATTTCGGTGCTCTCCGAAACGTACCGCCGGTTCGGCTCAATCGGCCCCGGCCAGTCGGCAACCGTCACCTTTGCCATACAGGCGCCAAACAAGGAGGGCATCTATTTCCCCGAAGTGTGGGTGGATATCAATGGCGGCAAGAGCGTCCGGTACCCGGTGCCGGTCAACGTGAATTCAAGGAACCAGGTGATGCGGGCGCCCACGATCGTCGTCGGGAAATCCCTGCCTGACAATATCAACCCGGGCGAAAGTTTCCCGGTTGTGCTCGACCTGAATAATGCCGGAACACTGCGGGCAGGCCAGGTCCTCCTCTCGGTCAACACGAGCTCAAGCTCCATCGGTGTCATGGGTTCCAGCACGATTGTAGTCGGGGACCTCGAAGGCGGGGCATCAAAGACGGTCACCATTGACTTTATAACCGACAAGAAGGCCCCAATAGGCTTGCAGAATATCCTCCTCACCTTCGACTACCAGCTCCCGGACGGGACCACAAAGCGCCAGGCCGAAGCGATCGAAGTATTCTTCAAGGGCAGGGCCGAGCTGGGTTTTGTCTCGGTCGATACCAGCCCCCCGCGGCTGGCCGAGAACACCCCGTTTGACCTGACGATCCGGATCGAGAACACCGGTACCGGCGAGGCAAAGCAGGTCTCGGCAACCATCGACCTGCCGGCTGAAGGTACAAAAGAGGCCTTCATCGGGAAGATCAAGCCGGGGAACGACGCACCGGCCATATTCCTCCTTGAAGGGCTCAAAGGCGGCAACTACCCGTATACCCTGGCCATCACCTACACGGATGACATGGGTGTCCACACGCTCACACGGCAGATGAACATGCGGGTGCCACCGGCTGATAATTCCGGCACCGTCATCTTCGGGCTGGTCATTCTCGTCATCCTCGGGGTTGTCGGGTACCGGTACTGGTACCTGCCCCGGACCAACGGCAACGGCAAATTCCCATGGGACAAAAAGAACTGA
- a CDS encoding ABC transporter permease: MGQKELKVAFLLALRSLQRGSRSSTILTVLIIGMCFTNMIFLPSMFSGIGQGITKQLVDYETSNVLVSPKSGEQYINDLDATLDLINGMPGVQRASPQFSKGATFKYRQRVLGVSVRAISPMDEKEVSPVYTKMVAGSYLGEGDTGEIIIGKPMAGDATVRQEDEFQPSLGGVRVGDSVTVEYGNGYTKEYRVKGIYYTGWSPVDNAAFVSWTDMEQVEGKALDRADYITVRAKPGYTEQFIKNELLAYGVGVNGKVQTMTDLLSKSVGKVLQSFAIINMVSLIVSVIITTVVLFIVITIKTLNSRKQIGILKAIGVDKEVIMHNYGFQVMILGVLGIILGIIITLALAAYMSVHPIVTPEWSAYLYITPWDILINSVILFCAAVVAGYVPAYQVSREEIQSAMRA, from the coding sequence ATGGGACAAAAAGAACTGAAAGTCGCGTTCCTGCTGGCGCTGCGCTCGCTCCAGCGGGGAAGCCGCTCAAGCACGATCTTAACCGTCCTGATCATCGGGATGTGCTTCACCAACATGATCTTCCTCCCCTCCATGTTCAGCGGGATCGGGCAGGGCATCACAAAACAGCTGGTGGACTATGAGACCTCAAACGTCCTCGTCAGCCCCAAATCGGGCGAGCAGTACATCAACGACCTTGATGCTACGCTCGACCTGATCAACGGCATGCCGGGTGTGCAGCGGGCATCCCCCCAGTTCTCGAAGGGGGCGACCTTCAAGTACCGGCAGCGGGTCCTCGGCGTTTCCGTGCGTGCCATCTCTCCCATGGACGAGAAGGAAGTATCCCCGGTATACACGAAGATGGTTGCCGGCAGTTACCTCGGGGAAGGAGATACCGGCGAGATCATTATAGGGAAACCGATGGCCGGTGATGCCACCGTCCGGCAGGAAGACGAATTCCAGCCGTCGCTGGGCGGGGTCCGGGTCGGGGACTCGGTGACGGTCGAGTATGGCAACGGGTATACGAAAGAATACCGGGTCAAAGGGATCTACTACACCGGCTGGAGCCCGGTTGACAACGCCGCGTTTGTGTCCTGGACTGACATGGAACAGGTGGAAGGAAAGGCGCTGGACAGGGCAGATTACATCACCGTGAGAGCGAAACCCGGCTATACCGAGCAGTTCATAAAAAACGAGCTCCTTGCGTATGGCGTTGGCGTGAACGGCAAGGTCCAGACCATGACGGACCTGCTCAGTAAAAGCGTGGGCAAGGTACTCCAGAGTTTCGCCATCATCAACATGGTGTCCTTGATTGTCAGTGTCATCATTACTACGGTCGTGCTCTTCATCGTCATAACCATCAAGACCCTCAACAGCCGCAAGCAGATCGGGATCTTAAAAGCTATCGGCGTGGACAAGGAGGTCATCATGCACAACTACGGCTTCCAGGTGATGATCCTCGGCGTCCTTGGCATCATCCTTGGGATCATCATCACGCTCGCGCTCGCAGCATACATGTCGGTACACCCCATCGTGACTCCCGAATGGTCTGCCTACCTCTATATCACCCCGTGGGACATCCTGATCAATTCCGTGATCCTGTTCTGTGCAGCAGTCGTTGCAGGGTATGTCCCCGCTTACCAGGTCTCCCGCGAGGAGATCCAGTCTGCCATGAGGGCCTGA